The genomic stretch GCCCTTCACCCTCCAGGAGCCCTGGATCCCCAGCAAATCTTTTAATATCCCACCCCACCACCTTACCAGAAATAATGTATTCGCCCCTGCACGTGATTAAACAAGTGCATGCATTTACGTTATCAATACAAttagtatatattattaaaagaatGTCATGAACACATATATTTTGCAGAGGAAGCTATTACAGTCCGATCGATCGTGAAATATGACGCCTCCGCATAATGTATTATATATGCGCAATCGTTTGTCATACATTTTACCACTAAACTGTAGTGGAATGATTGTATATTGCTTTTTAAatacttgttaaatattatatatattagacGAATGTGGATACCGTTGCCGTTCTTTTGCAGGGACGTACATTTTCCATGTTCATGCTTACTCTACCAACAAGGATACCGTAATGTGGCTGAACCTCCTTCACAATGACCAGTCCCTTGTCAGTGTCAGCGGCTATAATTCGCACACTGTTGGCAGTAACACTGTCATGTTGAAGCTCCGCAAAATGGACAGAGTCCAGGTAAGATATAAATAACTCACACGTTTAGCACGTTCAATTCTAGCAACGTTAAATACGGAACGTTCGTTTAAGGTACAAAGAGCCACACTTTGTCATTCTATTGTAAACGCaatatttaaagtacatgtttaatgtattacatgtaaaataataacgAATCTGGCGAACATATTATTCCCAGATGAGAAacatataatttgaacaaactactAGTTGAAACCAGGATTGACGAAAGTGTATGAATCTTTGAAGTGTTTGAGTGATCACGATATAGTAATTCATCTTCAAATATTCTTGTCGTGACCGTTAAACCCGTTTTCACAAGAGtgtgaatattttaaataaaaaacagaatttcaaatataaaaagtaGATATGGTCGTGAATATATTTAATAGAGATCACGAAAACGGCTAATACGGCTATCTTCTGCTTAATACGATTGTATGTTTGATCTGCGCCCTGCGTGTGCGTACAGTGTCTTCGCAGATTAAAATGTGCAGTAAGCACTTGCGTATcaaggacggcactttccgcttttattgaagcAAATGAAGTCTGTTCCTTGCGACAACCCCGTTTGTGccgaaagagtcgtccctgatcagccaatgtggactacacaggctactaTTGAACGACATTACGAACATGcaataagcccggttttcccattTCGCTGGAAAATGCATGAAACTATTTAATTGGTTTTCTTCCTATATTTTTACAGATTAAAGCCCAGGATCAGATGCAATTCGCCCTATTCGGACTGGATACGCAAGTGTACTCGACGTTTGCTGGATTTATGCTGTATCCTGACGTCAGTGGGCCCGCCATGGATTCTGGTGCGCAGATTGTTGGATAAACATGGTCGTTGTTTCCCAAAGGATAGGAAATAACAGCGTCTTAACCTACGatagttttttttacatgtatctTAGTTTGTAAGTTTATACTCCCtttttaatgtaacatttattgAATTACAAGTAAAATATGTAAGAATTATAAATTGGTAagatttaaaatttatttgatttccaTATGCAGAATGTTTAAAGTGCAgaactgttaaaataaacagTAATTTAGCACGGAATACAATGGACTAAATGTAACATTCGAATGTGCTTGTGttatacattttcacaacaaaCTATGCGTAGGGtaaatgaacaatttaaaactcaacatatatacatatattttctgaTCAGATTTTCTGAATTGACTTTAGTATTGAGCGCAATATTTACACCTATTGAAATATGTACACCTTCTTTAAAACATTCGTGTAGTATACGTTTAACTATGTTGTGAAAAATCTTCGAGGGAAATAAAGGTGTTTTTTATTAAAGTGCTTTTGTTCTTATGATTCTTTACCATCGTCATTGAAAACATCACTCTCTTCTATCTGGATCACTGGCAAGTTAGATCTACGACGATCCTGTTGTGACATCGATATCCTTACTGATGCGATTCGGTTTTCAATGATTGTCATTTAACTAATGCAATAATTGCTTCCCTGTACACTTATAGATGATATagtatgaatattttataaacaattttagtGGTTGTAGTGCTTGTTctgataaattaaaaaatgaagaagAAATAAGAACAGCATTTTGATGACAGCGTGATCAGCTTACAGAAAATTGAAAAGTAATTAACGAAGAACATTGAATAAGAGTTTTTACAGCATTAACGACTCACCACTGATTCACACTTTGAACATTGTAATAATCATGAtacatatactatatattttaaacatgagTATAACTTTGGAAATGTATCATTCAAATTACAACATCAGATTTAAAGTGAAAGTAGGAATGTTGTAATTAGAATAGTATTTAGGTTACGCTTTCGGACAATTATGTCTACGGACAGACGGAACTCGAGCATTGGCTGAATTTTCGTTACATTATTCGATAAATACCACGACGCTTTACTTGAATGTGTTTTGTGAGTTTACGTGTTTGTTTGCAAGGCTACATCCGGCTTTAAATAATTGTCTAGCTTTTTGAATGATTCGCACCTTGTTATGGTACATGTTTACAGTTTGGGTGAATGGAAAATATAgagataatataatataatattaataatttttttaacaagagcGCAATGACAAAATAAGAAACATGTAAACTAATGTGTTTGTATATGGATAAATATAAATCgaaaatggtaaaaaatacagcATTTGTAAAGTTTTTTATCAATAACCTGCAAAACATGCGTTTGCAAAAATATGGTTTAAAAAACGCTGTTAACTTTTAACAATAAAGCTGGGTTAGCTTCCGGATGTCCCGTGTAAAAATCCCGATGAAGGAATTTTTATCAAACTTTTTCTTGCTTATGAAATTAAGACTATTCCAACTATTTTAGTTTCGTTAGTTCATACATTTGATGGCTTTTTTATCAATAATACAAATCTTTAACTAGAAACTAAAGGGACTTCTACACAACAGGTCATCGCGGTAACTTAAAACATGGTCTATGACAATACTACGGTGGccctaaggtgacatcaccgctccccCAAAAAAGAAGACTAAAAAAAtttaactcggggaaacacaaattAAGTCTGTTTTCAATAGTTAATAGTTTTTAGAGACGGGAAagcagaacttgtgttttcccgactttttgttttttgagcggtgatgtcaccttagtgccaccgtacaaCACCACATGCATTTTGTCAAGTGCAGCATCATTCTGAATCGGTGTACTTTATGAAACATTCGATTTACAGACAGCGATGGTAAACTTAAAACGTGACAAAAATGAGTTGTTTATATACAACATTGTGTGATAGGTCCGTTGTAGAGTTTCAAACTAATGCAAATACTAAAATGGTATGTATTGAACACAATTTGGTTTAATCATCTTTAAATTAAGGAAAAAATAGGCCTTTTAAGTTTATGGTTATTCGGTTTGATTATGACTTAACGTCTATCTTAAATGCAGTGTCACTTTACCACATAAAGCATTCACACGCGAAGCGTATTTGTTTAAATCAGAAAGGAAATTACTTTATGTTCACTACATGTACTTGTttgagttaaccctttcccactcaaaggcaaagtgaaaatgtccaaacagcataaacctgaatagcctgtgagtaactagtattctgttcaggttttatgctgtttgctgctcatcagtatctaagggttggaaatgaagcctttacatcttgaatctagtaagaaaggccttcaattaaatgcaactttttaagagactacaaacacgtcaaaatacgtttttaagtggGAAAGAGGTAAAACATATACAACATGTATGTACAGTTATGGCCTGACAAGCGTACGATTTGGATAATGGCCGATTCCATGAATTTTTTATTGTCTTTAACCTGATTATACATGCACATTCTTGGCTAGGCTCATTAAAACGCATCTTCAGAGATGAGGAGTTGTACAAATACAAGTCAGAACAGTTGTCAATGGCCTGACAATTGCATAACAATTTACAATTGTATGTATTGATTTTCGGGTgtctataaataattaaaaaatattgatataaataataacaataatagtaaTAATGGTAATGATATTagatataatactaataataatgttatgattataatgattaacaacaacaatacaactaattattatcattataataataagaataaagaGAAGAAAAATAATGGGACGACAAGGAGGAAGGACAagagaataataataagaagaagacgaagtagaagaagaagaagaaaaaaatcttatataATAGCAGTAGTATTCATAAATTaacacaaacaaaaatgattGCACAACAATTGCTGATAGTAATTTGAGAAACAAAATGGTATAAATTCAGTCCTaacatattttgtaaacaacataACGTTATGTATTAGACATtacgaatataattataataacacaatCAAAATATCAGTATTGTTAATGAAATATTGCACACGTTATAACTTTGGCAGATATATGGTTTTTGCTGTACAGCATAAGTCAATACTTTTAACGAATCGGAACAAATTTGCAACATGGTTTAGATTTAAGTTATAtaagacgatttattgcataaaacgCATCCAACTTTTCATACACATATAACTGACACTGCTAAGGTTAAAAATCAATATTCAgctgtttgtttaaaaagttttgaTTAAAGTTACAGACAATGTTGTTTCTAAACTTATTATAAAGGTTACATGTGTTACAGTGATAATAACATAAAGCGTTTGCGTGTTTGTTTGCTCTGCAAATCTTTTTTATCATAGACATCACTTTGAGTTTACTTTATCTGTACAGCGACGTCAGAAGGCGGAAAAGAGATCAATCCAACTGAATAGTCCAATATTCGAATCTAATCCTTGCAGTGTAAGTCATGTTTGGTCCTAACAAAATGCtttcatttcattattatttgaGTTCAAGAAAACTAGCCAAATACTCACTATATCCGTTTGCACTCATGTTCTTATTTGCATTTTTGTGAATATCACACTTTTCTGTAACAAGCATAAGCGACTTCACTCATTTGAAACCCATAGTCGTTCGCGTAATCTCAATTCAAATGTGTTTGCTTCATATTTCCACATTATGCATTGTTGATACATTCAGTGTAGTAACACTCCACACTTTACTCGTTTCAATTCGCATATTTCTAGATGTCTGGAGCACCTCGTCATCAGTTGTTTTCCTTGTGATTTACAAAGCCTTTCCCAAATGAACAAATCGTCATTCTTATAAGTGtctaatgtatataaatatttaaagataataatATAAAGTCATTTTAACCAACATCACTCATTGGCAAAATACgtctcgtttttttttaaagcgtgaCATGCCTTAAAGTGTGGGGTATGCTTCATCTAAGACACTTTTAGCTACATCTTTGCATGGCAAGAAGTCCATTTTCCATTCAATTTAACGCAAATGGTGTAATTTCATCGCATCATGTTTTTGTATTCCTCGTATGAATGCCTTTATTCTGTTTCCTCTTCTTCCGGTGGATCCACATCTTTCTCAGACGGCTCACTAATGAACTCAATGATGCTCTTCGGTTTGCCGTAACAATGCAGTATGAAGTCCTCCATGGTGTTATACAGATGAATTTTAGTGCTTTGCCCGTTCAGGAAATGGTTCTCGTCGGGGTATATCTGCATTGTAACAAAGATAATTAAAGTATGACTCACAGGAACCTtaacattttaatgattttacattATGCACTTTGTCTAGAAGTGTGCTTTTTCAGACTGAACGCTGATTGGCCGTTGTGATGGAGTACAGTAGCCATCTGCTGATACAGTTAAGGTTTCAATGTGCTTACACATTCAACATTTGTTATTTGTTGTTTACATCATAACAAAAGATCAAATTGAaccttttaaaaataaattaccctAAATACACGTACATTTACTTGTTTTGAATATTGCAAATCGAAATAATATATGACTCAATATATATATTCCCTTTGTAACCAATCCCTTGTCACCAAGGCAAAAGACAAACACTCCAAATTGAGGTCGCAGTGGTGCAGTCGATATGGTGTACGCCTAGCAATCAGGAGGTAACGAGCTAgctcccactgtgggagcgttctttagattacccaaaatagacaccaagtacttatGCTTTTTTGCAATcgatctaaaataaatatgtttaacctAATAACTCCCAATTGGAGCGTTTAAAGGTAAGTATCGTGGGATTTGACGATATCTCTTAACAACTGGTACACGAATTTAAGTAATTCGCCGCCGTAGATTTGTACAGCGTACCTGTATGAAGCGTTAACCATGTATTGTATGCAATAGTCAATGAAATAAAATCCATACGCAGCTCCCATGTATTTTAAATTCGAACGTCTCACATACCTGTTGGCGGAAGTAAACATCTTCTTCCACTAATGCTTTTATAAGTTGAGCAGAATTCTGGAAGTGTACGTTATCTGAAACAACAATAAAGCAAAGTAAATtgttataatggatattttactATTGTCAGTGCCATGAAATTATCGGTTCAAAAATGTTGGTACTTATGCATGTACTAGATTGATTTTGACCTAAACTGAAAACGAACATCACGATCAGATGACGAAAACGGATATGAGGTTTTCTCAATCTGTTCCCATTGATATTTATCTTCACGCCATTACAACATGTTCATTGTAATATTTATTCTTTACAAGATAATTATGTCTCTaatataaccttttttttaaagtcaGAACTTTCAAAATGGTGTCAAGTAAGTATTTATACATTCTCTGAAATGAGCcatattttttatcaacattTCAGCATAATCGAAAAACCCTCAACATTAACATTGCAACAGAAATGAGTACATGTATACAAGTATCGTCAAAATGCACACACATATAACGATAATTGTATGTTAAAGAGATTGATCATTATATTTAACTTACCATCACCGGTTCCATGTAAAATCATAAATCTAGCGGACTTGAAGTTGGATGCATATTTTGATATGTTCGCCGCCtgcaaaataattgttaagaatTCCGATATTTCTATAGTGATGACAATGCACGCACAAATACGGACAGTGTCCTTAACAAACTCCTGCATGCCGTATAAAAAGACCCGCTTTATAAAATTGATTTCATGTCAATTGCCGTCAGCGATTCTCCAGACCAGCCAACTTCCTCCGCCCAGTCTGGTTAAGGTCTACCCAGTCCACTTATTAAACAACTGAACCTTATAGAGCTTATAGCGGACAGCTCACACTTGCCGTATGTGGCAATAGACCTATTTCCGTATGACTCGggtataattgttttttaattgtttacagcCTCTAAGTCATAAGCGATTCTTACAACTCTATAATTTCTGTGGAAACTAATTGGATGTACTTTGTAAAATATCTACGCAATAAGTTCTGAATTCTTTAAGGTATCGTACTAAAATAAACAATTGCTTATCAGCAAACCATCGTTTGGTTCTAAAAATCAATTGTCACACATTTATGCGTTTGCAACACTAAAGATTTTCAAATGAGTTATTTCCCTTTATACTGGACAATATCCGGAATAGACAAGACGTCCGAGTTTCATTTAGTTTCGATGAACTGAGTTTTTTACGGATAATGCCATCacttaaagtgggtatgcacgatttggTCAAATATGTATGAATTTAGATAATAAAAGGACGCCAAAATTAGACTTCTTGTCATTCTTATTTGAAGAAATTGTAGGCTTTTAAggaagattatacgattttgtcaaatatttattaatttatataaaatgtgtacacaacttattatacatgtatttcaatataaattaaaataaaaattaagaagaacatgtgtcgaaaaaagtGAAATAACACAGATGTTTAATTCGAATTCGCaagcatgcatgtacgatgtgaatctaaatttagttttacggatcattttaatttcctgcaacgatatctattcatacgacacacgaacacttactccgatcctaataaaaagacgaa from Dreissena polymorpha isolate Duluth1 chromosome 10, UMN_Dpol_1.0, whole genome shotgun sequence encodes the following:
- the LOC127848417 gene encoding complement C1q-like protein 4 gives rise to the protein MESANKMMSVIAFVLTIVQVMGAPIDTKAVVAFSSGLTSTQYIMNGETVVYDRVFLNDHDGYDKYTGIFTCPVAGTYIFHVHAYSTNKDTVMWLNLLHNDQSLVSVSGYNSHTVGSNTVMLKLRKMDRVQIKAQDQMQFALFGLDTQVYSTFAGFMLYPDVSGPAMDSGAQIVG